From the Desulfovibrio sp. UIB00 genome, one window contains:
- a CDS encoding UvrD-helicase domain-containing protein: MINISDSDIAYAEGMLLPPGCIFDDERRTFIRELSSCDVLACPGSGKTTALLAKLLILSKKMPFSGGGGICVLTHTNVAIDEIKKRLGIDARTLINYPNFFGTIQSFVDRFLTIPKFIEEYGGRPCVIDTDRWVNSLSRECGKSSASPWISIQVKNNPTCNSSNDLLRKIILDPNTLDFDLSNIRLKDPNTQTHKAITACCKKVLSKGIISFEQAFALAEKYLNDHPTLSRLIASRYRFVLIDEMQDTDSRQIEVLDALFSEPSLVIQRVGDPNQAIFSVSKDGDMEWVPREPRLNFSTSMRFGEALAVAIDPIRIDTKITLAGNSKIKSHPPYMLTYDDSCMGGAIEAFGVLIQRLGLDSDPTTPRIFKAVGWIGQEKDTPCIPKYWPLYRSKLKLTPRFPNFISYVAAYNALASCAHSPSTFKSYMMEGLVGFAKWLPDEVVGRLPLTARRLERLLEKDYPEDLCLIRKKITAWLNQLVAGDEVAAVHADIVDFFSTSTVFATYAVAASKFLVDENIDSTCVQDEACNRMCCSEQLNVEIGTVHSVKGETHTGTLFLESKYQKKHDSEYLMPLLKGEGLKKPIGVHLKSCIKIAHVAMSRPTHLFAMACHINRIAEHANDLKQRGWELVSVKSLLEGDA; encoded by the coding sequence ATGATTAATATATCTGATTCGGATATCGCGTATGCTGAGGGGATGTTACTTCCACCGGGGTGTATCTTTGATGACGAGCGGCGAACCTTCATAAGAGAGTTGAGTTCTTGTGACGTGCTAGCTTGCCCGGGAAGTGGAAAAACCACTGCCTTGCTCGCTAAGCTTTTGATCTTATCAAAAAAGATGCCTTTTTCTGGCGGCGGGGGAATATGTGTTCTGACCCACACAAATGTCGCTATTGATGAAATCAAGAAAAGGCTGGGTATAGACGCGAGAACTCTTATTAACTATCCAAACTTTTTTGGTACAATTCAATCCTTTGTTGATCGTTTTTTAACTATCCCTAAATTCATTGAAGAATACGGTGGTCGTCCGTGTGTTATTGACACGGACAGGTGGGTGAATAGCCTTTCAAGGGAATGCGGTAAATCTTCAGCTTCGCCCTGGATAAGTATCCAGGTAAAAAATAACCCAACTTGCAATAGCTCAAATGATTTATTGCGAAAAATTATTCTTGACCCAAATACGCTGGATTTTGATCTTTCTAATATACGATTGAAAGACCCCAACACTCAGACCCACAAAGCCATTACAGCTTGTTGCAAAAAAGTGTTATCAAAGGGAATAATAAGTTTTGAACAAGCTTTTGCGTTGGCAGAAAAATATTTAAATGACCACCCTACGCTTAGCAGATTGATCGCAAGTCGCTATCGCTTTGTATTAATTGACGAGATGCAAGACACCGACTCCCGCCAAATAGAAGTTTTAGATGCACTGTTTTCTGAACCCTCCCTTGTTATTCAAAGAGTCGGCGACCCTAACCAAGCTATTTTTTCTGTGTCAAAAGATGGTGACATGGAATGGGTGCCGAGGGAACCAAGGTTGAATTTTTCTACATCTATGCGCTTTGGAGAGGCTCTGGCAGTAGCCATCGACCCTATCCGCATAGACACAAAGATAACTCTTGCCGGGAATTCGAAGATCAAATCTCACCCTCCATACATGCTTACATATGATGATAGTTGTATGGGCGGCGCTATCGAAGCGTTTGGGGTGTTGATCCAGCGCCTTGGGTTGGATTCAGACCCAACAACGCCAAGAATTTTTAAAGCTGTTGGGTGGATTGGACAGGAAAAGGACACCCCCTGTATCCCCAAGTACTGGCCCCTGTACCGATCAAAACTTAAACTTACCCCTCGCTTTCCCAATTTTATTTCTTACGTTGCTGCGTATAACGCATTAGCAAGCTGTGCTCATTCTCCTAGCACATTCAAGAGTTATATGATGGAGGGGCTTGTGGGATTTGCTAAATGGTTGCCCGATGAAGTTGTTGGAAGGCTGCCTTTGACGGCAAGAAGGCTTGAGCGATTGTTAGAGAAGGATTATCCGGAAGACCTCTGTTTGATTCGGAAAAAGATAACAGCATGGCTCAATCAACTTGTTGCAGGCGATGAAGTTGCTGCCGTTCATGCAGATATAGTTGACTTTTTTAGCACAAGTACCGTTTTTGCTACATATGCGGTTGCCGCCAGTAAATTTCTGGTTGATGAAAACATTGATTCAACGTGTGTTCAAGATGAAGCCTGTAACAGGATGTGCTGTTCTGAGCAGTTAAATGTCGAGATTGGAACAGTTCATTCCGTTAAGGGGGAAACACATACAGGAACGTTATTTCTTGAAAGTAAATATCAAAAAAAACACGATTCAGAATATTTGATGCCGCTGCTCAAAGGAGAAGGACTGAAGAAACCTATAGGAGTACATCTTAAATCTTGCATCAAAATTGCACATGTAGCCATGAGTCGGCCAACACATTTATTTGCAATGGCTTGCCACATAAATAGGATCGCAGAGCATGCAAATGATTTGAAGCAGCGGGGGTGGGAGCTTGTCAGTGTTAAGAGCCTACTGGAAGGAGACGCTTAG
- the murI gene encoding glutamate racemase, whose amino-acid sequence MNDSSRLPIGLFDSGMGGLTVFKALAECLPGEDLLYLGDTARLPYGTKGRDTITRYTLKAAQKLVDMGVKMLVIACNTATSAALSAVREQFAPLPVMGVVDPGAQAAAAASANGHIVVVATEATISGGAYQKAIARIRPDAVVTGRACTLFVPLAEEGWMNGPIVEGVAKRYLADIFPFEGAAPGGDLEPDTLLLGCTHFPLLQEALQNVVGPQVRIVDSAATTAQCVADELRATNLLRPADSGAHYRFLTTDNAARFARTGSLFLGRNLGDDEVCLVDL is encoded by the coding sequence ATGAATGATTCTTCCCGGTTGCCCATTGGTCTTTTTGATTCCGGCATGGGCGGCCTCACGGTTTTCAAGGCCCTGGCAGAATGTCTGCCCGGCGAAGATCTGCTCTATCTTGGCGACACCGCCCGTCTGCCCTACGGCACCAAGGGGCGCGACACCATCACGCGCTATACGCTCAAGGCCGCTCAAAAGCTGGTGGACATGGGCGTCAAAATGCTTGTGATTGCCTGCAACACGGCAACCTCTGCGGCGCTTTCCGCAGTGCGGGAGCAGTTTGCCCCGCTGCCGGTCATGGGCGTGGTGGATCCCGGTGCGCAGGCGGCTGCCGCAGCCAGCGCCAACGGTCATATAGTTGTAGTGGCGACAGAGGCCACCATCTCCGGCGGCGCATACCAGAAGGCCATTGCCCGCATCCGGCCTGACGCCGTTGTGACCGGGCGCGCCTGCACCCTCTTTGTGCCCCTTGCCGAAGAAGGCTGGATGAACGGCCCCATTGTGGAAGGCGTTGCAAAACGCTATTTGGCTGACATCTTTCCCTTTGAGGGAGCCGCCCCCGGAGGCGATCTGGAACCAGATACCCTGCTGCTTGGCTGCACGCACTTTCCACTGTTGCAGGAGGCACTGCAAAACGTGGTGGGGCCGCAGGTGCGCATAGTGGATTCTGCCGCAACCACGGCACAGTGCGTGGCTGACGAACTGCGGGCCACCAACCTGCTGCGACCTGCGGATAGCGGCGCGCACTACCGTTTTTTGACCACTGACAATGCCGCCCGCTTTGCCCGGACGGGCAGCCTTTTTCTGGGCCGAAACCTCGGCGATGACGAAGTATGCCTGGTTGATCTATAA
- a CDS encoding AAA family ATPase has product MYLSDIRIWNFRKFGQSEKEGVTLPGVHIPFNEKLNVLIGENDAGKSAIVDSIRLVLGTQSREWFYIDESDFHFDGVHRADSFKIECCFKGFTVREAANFLEWIDIIESNGEPEYSLTVTYSAQYTPEKILRELRAGSDIEGASLPLAAQDLLRVIYLKPLRDAENELTPGRNSRLAQILKAHPAFHKNVGENHALETIVGEANKKVEEHFTEAGDEKAAKLLATINSHLSSFFSPNDKHESNITISGSALHDILQRLSLVYGNEPPGLGSLNLLYMAAELLLLQAGEDTGLRLTIIEELEAHLHPQAQLRLIKYLQSSMPGQLILTTHSTTLASSLKLESLIICKDGEAFPMGPAYTNLEPKHYDYLERFLDATKANLFFAKAVVMVEGDAENILLPTIAECLGRPLYQYGVSIVNVGSTAFLHYAKVFSRKDGQKMGIKAAIITDLDVKPEEEQKGKQLTEIEDEKKEAHKAIVKRYAADGVETFVSHNWTLEYEISLSSFAFQFLKCVFESEKIQNAKTGEPKSWVYKKCLKESAERWKKWNGDGKSKEYIADKIYRGIMLRRDDPTKNKISKAIVAQCFSSVLDGWHNKDSKKLRARLLCPELKYLSDAIAYVTEPIEELEND; this is encoded by the coding sequence ATGTACCTCTCAGACATCAGAATATGGAACTTTAGAAAATTTGGTCAATCCGAAAAAGAGGGAGTGACTCTTCCCGGAGTTCACATCCCATTTAATGAAAAATTGAATGTTCTCATTGGTGAAAATGACGCCGGAAAATCTGCTATAGTTGATTCCATCCGGTTAGTCCTTGGAACACAAAGTCGAGAATGGTTTTATATCGATGAAAGTGATTTTCACTTTGATGGAGTCCATCGCGCAGACTCTTTCAAAATTGAATGTTGTTTTAAGGGATTCACAGTCCGAGAGGCTGCGAATTTTTTAGAATGGATAGATATCATAGAGAGTAATGGGGAACCAGAATATTCACTCACAGTCACCTATTCTGCTCAATATACTCCCGAGAAGATACTAAGGGAGTTGAGGGCTGGATCAGATATAGAGGGCGCTTCACTCCCCCTTGCAGCTCAAGACTTACTGAGAGTGATTTATCTCAAGCCATTGCGCGATGCAGAAAATGAACTAACGCCAGGACGTAATTCTAGGTTAGCCCAAATTCTTAAAGCTCATCCTGCATTTCATAAGAATGTTGGTGAAAATCATGCGCTAGAAACAATAGTAGGTGAGGCTAATAAAAAAGTAGAGGAGCACTTTACAGAAGCTGGCGATGAGAAGGCTGCTAAACTTCTAGCGACAATTAATAGTCATCTTTCAAGCTTTTTTTCTCCTAATGATAAGCACGAATCAAATATAACGATTTCTGGCAGTGCGCTGCACGACATTTTGCAAAGACTAAGCCTAGTTTATGGGAACGAGCCTCCTGGTCTTGGCTCTCTCAATTTATTGTACATGGCAGCGGAGTTGCTGCTTCTTCAGGCAGGGGAAGATACAGGTTTACGGCTTACCATAATTGAGGAGCTTGAAGCTCATTTGCACCCACAAGCACAGCTTCGTTTAATAAAGTATCTTCAGTCCAGTATGCCAGGACAGCTAATCCTCACCACTCATAGTACGACATTGGCCTCAAGCCTCAAGCTTGAAAGTTTAATCATTTGCAAGGATGGCGAGGCCTTTCCAATGGGGCCGGCGTATACCAATCTTGAGCCCAAGCATTACGACTATCTGGAGCGTTTTCTTGATGCCACAAAGGCAAATCTTTTTTTTGCTAAAGCCGTGGTAATGGTTGAAGGGGATGCTGAAAACATACTGCTACCTACAATTGCAGAGTGCCTCGGTCGACCATTATATCAATATGGTGTGTCTATTGTGAACGTCGGGAGTACCGCATTTTTACATTATGCAAAGGTTTTTTCTCGGAAAGACGGTCAAAAAATGGGTATTAAAGCTGCTATTATAACGGATTTAGATGTTAAACCGGAGGAGGAACAAAAAGGCAAACAACTGACGGAAATCGAAGATGAAAAAAAGGAGGCTCATAAAGCCATTGTCAAGCGATATGCAGCGGATGGCGTTGAGACTTTTGTTTCTCATAATTGGACTTTGGAGTATGAGATTTCTCTATCTAGCTTTGCATTTCAATTTTTGAAGTGTGTTTTTGAATCAGAAAAAATTCAAAATGCTAAGACTGGTGAGCCTAAGTCATGGGTGTATAAAAAGTGTTTAAAAGAAAGTGCAGAGCGCTGGAAGAAATGGAATGGAGATGGAAAAAGCAAAGAATATATCGCTGATAAAATTTACAGGGGGATTATGCTTAGGCGTGACGATCCAACGAAGAATAAAATATCCAAAGCGATAGTCGCGCAGTGTTTTTCTAGCGTTCTCGATGGATGGCACAACAAGGACTCTAAAAAGCTTCGTGCTCGTCTCCTTTGCCCCGAGTTAAAATATCTTTCAGATGCTATCGCTTATGTGACCGAACCCATAGAAGAGCTAGAAAATGATTAA
- the hisF gene encoding imidazole glycerol phosphate synthase subunit HisF: protein MLSKRVIPCLDVRNGRLTKGVKFVGNEDIGDPVETARRYYEEGADEIVFYDITASAEARGIFIDVVEHVAEQIFIPFSVGGGISSVADMRAVLLAGAEKVSVNSAAVKDPHIISDGADAFGSQAIVVGMDVLAVPVSAEIPSGYEIVIHGGRKRMGLDAIAWARRCQELGAGELCVNSIDADGTKDGYELKLTRAIVDAVSIPVIASGGAGEPRHMLEAVTEGGASAALIASIVHYGQYSIRQCKDYMAGHGAKVRMTW from the coding sequence ATGCTCAGTAAGCGAGTGATTCCCTGCCTGGATGTGCGCAACGGGCGGCTGACCAAGGGCGTCAAATTTGTAGGTAACGAAGACATCGGCGATCCTGTTGAAACCGCGCGGCGGTATTATGAGGAAGGCGCGGACGAAATCGTGTTCTACGACATCACGGCTTCCGCTGAGGCGCGCGGCATCTTTATTGATGTAGTGGAGCACGTGGCGGAGCAGATTTTCATCCCCTTTTCTGTTGGCGGCGGCATTTCCAGCGTGGCAGACATGCGCGCGGTGCTGCTGGCCGGGGCGGAAAAGGTTTCGGTAAATTCGGCGGCGGTCAAGGATCCGCACATCATCAGCGATGGCGCGGATGCTTTTGGCTCCCAGGCTATCGTGGTGGGTATGGACGTGCTGGCTGTTCCGGTAAGCGCAGAAATCCCCTCCGGCTACGAAATCGTCATCCACGGCGGCCGCAAGCGCATGGGGCTGGACGCCATTGCCTGGGCGCGCCGTTGTCAGGAGCTGGGCGCTGGCGAACTCTGCGTCAATTCCATTGATGCGGACGGAACCAAGGATGGCTACGAACTCAAGCTCACCCGCGCCATAGTCGATGCCGTGTCCATCCCCGTGATCGCTTCCGGCGGTGCGGGCGAGCCGCGCCACATGCTCGAGGCTGTAACCGAGGGCGGGGCCTCCGCTGCGCTGATCGCGTCCATCGTGCACTACGGTCAGTATTCCATCCGGCAGTGCAAGGACTACATGGCCGGGCACGGGGCCAAGGTGCGCATGACCTGGTAG
- the hisH gene encoding imidazole glycerol phosphate synthase subunit HisH codes for MLAILDYKAGNQTSVRRALEHLGIPCAITADPATLERAHGIIFPGVGAAGQAMRALHPTGLDVLLREAVKRGQPLLGICLGCQILLDRSEENDTTTLGIVPGLCRRFEDNMREEDGTPAPIPHMGWNSLKVSAPCPLLAGVAPTAEFYFVHSYYVEPDPTFVIATTTYGKEFCSVYGRDGLWATQFHPEKSGRPGLTILRNFYDYCEARHAQ; via the coding sequence ATGCTGGCCATTCTGGACTACAAGGCAGGCAATCAGACGAGCGTGCGCCGCGCCCTTGAACATTTGGGTATACCTTGCGCCATCACGGCGGACCCCGCAACACTGGAACGCGCCCACGGCATCATTTTTCCCGGTGTGGGCGCTGCCGGGCAGGCCATGCGTGCCCTGCACCCCACGGGCCTTGACGTGCTGCTGCGCGAGGCAGTCAAGCGCGGTCAGCCCCTGCTGGGCATCTGTCTGGGCTGCCAGATTCTGCTTGACCGCAGTGAAGAGAACGACACCACAACTCTTGGCATCGTGCCGGGCCTGTGCCGCCGTTTTGAAGACAACATGCGCGAAGAGGACGGCACCCCCGCGCCCATCCCGCACATGGGCTGGAACAGCCTGAAAGTTTCCGCTCCCTGCCCGCTGCTCGCGGGCGTTGCCCCCACAGCGGAATTCTATTTTGTGCATAGCTATTATGTGGAGCCGGACCCCACCTTTGTGATCGCCACCACCACATACGGCAAGGAATTCTGCTCCGTATACGGGCGCGACGGCCTGTGGGCCACCCAGTTCCACCCCGAAAAAAGCGGGCGTCCGGGGCTGACAATTCTGCGCAACTTCTACGACTACTGCGAGGCGCGTCATGCTCAGTAA
- a CDS encoding sulfite exporter TauE/SafE family protein: MYFPTAGIECNPFVPFAVALGISFFTSMGGISGAFLLLPFQMSVLGYTNPSVSATNQFFNVLACPSGVWRYWHEGRLVWPLAFTIALGTLPGVFIGAIVRINLLPNPQSFKIFAGLVLLYIGGRMAMTTWQGRASLWSRKEKKENMPTCEDKNGRLMCCHVLYWNMKEVAFVFQETKYVVATRALILLSLVVGLVGGIYGIGGGAIMAPFLVSFFGLPVYVVAGSTLFATFITSVAGVSFYALLAPFYPDMAVAPDWRMGVLVGLGGMCGMYAGARCQKFVPSIALKALLTAVLLFTAVRYLGQGF; encoded by the coding sequence ATGTATTTTCCAACTGCAGGCATTGAATGCAACCCGTTTGTTCCCTTTGCGGTGGCTCTGGGCATTTCTTTTTTCACATCCATGGGTGGCATCTCGGGCGCATTTTTGCTGCTGCCGTTTCAGATGAGCGTTCTGGGCTACACCAACCCCAGCGTCAGCGCCACCAACCAGTTCTTTAACGTGCTGGCCTGTCCCTCGGGCGTATGGCGCTACTGGCACGAGGGGCGGCTTGTGTGGCCGCTGGCCTTTACCATTGCCCTGGGTACATTGCCGGGCGTGTTTATAGGGGCCATCGTGCGCATCAATCTGCTGCCCAATCCCCAGAGCTTTAAAATCTTTGCAGGTCTTGTGCTGCTGTACATTGGCGGGCGCATGGCCATGACCACATGGCAAGGCAGGGCCTCGCTGTGGTCGCGCAAGGAAAAGAAGGAGAACATGCCCACCTGCGAAGACAAAAACGGCAGGCTCATGTGCTGCCATGTACTCTACTGGAACATGAAGGAAGTGGCCTTTGTGTTTCAGGAAACCAAATATGTTGTCGCCACCCGCGCGCTTATACTGCTGAGCCTTGTGGTGGGCCTTGTGGGCGGCATCTACGGCATCGGCGGCGGGGCCATCATGGCGCCGTTTCTGGTTTCGTTTTTCGGGCTGCCTGTCTATGTTGTTGCCGGGTCCACGCTTTTTGCCACCTTTATAACTTCCGTGGCGGGCGTGTCGTTTTACGCTCTGCTCGCGCCCTTTTATCCGGATATGGCCGTTGCGCCCGACTGGCGCATGGGCGTTCTGGTGGGCCTTGGCGGCATGTGCGGCATGTATGCCGGGGCGCGTTGCCAGAAGTTTGTGCCTTCCATTGCCTTGAAGGCCCTTCTGACCGCAGTTTTGCTCTTTACAGCCGTGCGCTATTTGGGCCAAGGTTTCTAG
- a CDS encoding HU family DNA-binding protein encodes MTKAELVEKIHAKAGLPTKAKAEEALDAVVASLREALASGESVTFTGFGSFKVVERAARKGRNPRTGKEITIPASKVAKFTPGKGLKDAIK; translated from the coding sequence ATGACCAAAGCTGAGCTCGTAGAAAAGATCCATGCCAAAGCTGGCCTGCCCACCAAGGCCAAAGCCGAAGAAGCTCTTGACGCCGTGGTGGCCTCGCTGCGCGAAGCCCTGGCCTCTGGCGAATCCGTGACCTTCACCGGTTTCGGCAGCTTCAAGGTGGTTGAGCGCGCCGCCCGCAAGGGTCGCAACCCCCGCACCGGCAAGGAAATCACCATTCCTGCCAGCAAGGTTGCCAAGTTCACGCCCGGCAAGGGCCTGAAAGACGCCATTAAGTAA